The Alkalibaculum bacchi genome includes a region encoding these proteins:
- a CDS encoding beta-ketoacyl-ACP synthase III has product MLSKIIATGKYAPQLAVSNLDLEKIIDTSDDWIYTRTGIRKRRISQSESTLDLTYKAALNAIEKNNINIDTIDLIIVATVTPDHFMPSTACLLQSKLGIDHLQVTSFDINAACTGLIYGIQIADKFISSRSHKRALIVGAETFSKVLDWEDRGTCVLFGDGAGAVILDGEEDKILSDYTNSSGDKLLHLTLPAVPLENPFGAEKKEISRYLTMNGSEIFKFATFAIKDSIDFVLEQCNLNIDDIAYIVPHQANQRIIAKVARVMKIPLDKFYMNVEHYGNTSAASIGIALDDLYETKNLKSGDKIILVGFGGGLTWGSILYEY; this is encoded by the coding sequence ATTTTGAGCAAAATTATTGCTACAGGAAAATATGCTCCCCAACTTGCCGTTTCAAATCTCGATTTAGAAAAGATCATCGATACAAGCGATGATTGGATCTACACAAGAACTGGCATTAGAAAAAGGCGCATTTCCCAAAGTGAAAGTACTTTGGATTTAACATATAAAGCAGCTTTAAATGCAATTGAAAAAAACAATATTAACATTGATACCATTGATCTAATCATCGTGGCAACTGTCACCCCAGATCATTTTATGCCCTCAACAGCTTGCCTACTACAGAGCAAGCTGGGAATTGACCATCTGCAGGTAACATCCTTTGATATTAACGCAGCCTGTACTGGTCTGATATATGGAATACAAATAGCGGATAAATTTATCTCTTCACGATCTCATAAAAGAGCCTTGATAGTAGGTGCTGAAACATTCTCAAAAGTATTAGATTGGGAAGACAGAGGTACTTGTGTACTCTTTGGAGATGGTGCAGGAGCGGTAATTTTAGATGGAGAAGAAGATAAGATCTTATCGGATTACACCAATTCATCCGGTGACAAACTCCTCCACCTTACTCTGCCAGCTGTCCCCTTAGAAAATCCCTTTGGGGCAGAAAAAAAAGAGATTTCTAGATATTTGACTATGAATGGCTCTGAAATCTTTAAGTTTGCAACCTTCGCAATTAAAGATTCCATCGACTTTGTACTAGAGCAATGCAATCTAAATATAGATGATATTGCATACATCGTCCCCCATCAAGCAAATCAAAGAATCATTGCTAAAGTTGCACGAGTCATGAAAATACCGCTGGATAAATTCTATATGAATGTAGAACACTATGGAAATACTTCTGCTGCCAGTATTGGTATAGCCCTAGATGATTTATATGAGACAAAAAATCTAAAATCTGGCGACAAAATCATCTTAGTTGGCTTTGGCGGTGGCTTAACCTGGGGTTCTATATTATATGAGTATTAA
- the fabD gene encoding ACP S-malonyltransferase, whose protein sequence is MSIAFLFPGQGAQYKGMGKELYDNFSEAKAAFEIADASLPFSIKEVCFQDSKDFINETKYTQPAILTTSIAALKVLEKENIKPAYCAGLSLGEYSALVASGVLDFATAVPLVYNRGTFMEEAVPTGQGAMAAIMGLDNSIVEEVCDAASSKGIVQPANYNYNGQIVIGGETLAVEYAMSLASDKGAKRAMKLNVSGPFHTSLLKDAAQKLELHMKDLSFKPWHTPVISNVTALPYDELSSLKEVLVKQVISPVKWEQSIKYMISQGVTHFIEIGPGKTLCGFLKRIDKNVKALNVEDIKSLENTIKIIGGQ, encoded by the coding sequence ATGAGTATCGCTTTTTTGTTCCCAGGACAAGGGGCTCAATACAAAGGCATGGGAAAAGAATTATATGACAACTTCAGTGAAGCAAAGGCAGCTTTTGAAATTGCCGATGCTTCACTTCCCTTTAGTATAAAGGAAGTTTGTTTCCAAGATTCTAAAGACTTCATTAACGAGACAAAATATACCCAACCAGCCATTCTTACTACGAGTATTGCAGCTCTAAAAGTTTTAGAAAAAGAAAATATTAAACCAGCCTACTGTGCCGGTCTAAGCCTTGGTGAATACTCTGCTCTAGTCGCCAGCGGTGTGTTAGATTTTGCTACAGCAGTTCCCCTTGTATACAATAGAGGAACCTTTATGGAAGAAGCTGTTCCCACTGGTCAAGGTGCTATGGCTGCTATTATGGGCCTTGATAATAGTATAGTAGAAGAAGTTTGTGATGCTGCCTCTTCAAAAGGCATCGTTCAACCTGCTAATTACAATTACAATGGCCAAATCGTCATTGGCGGAGAGACTTTAGCTGTAGAATACGCTATGAGTTTAGCAAGTGACAAGGGCGCAAAGCGCGCTATGAAATTAAATGTCAGCGGTCCCTTTCATACTTCTCTACTTAAAGATGCAGCGCAAAAACTAGAACTCCATATGAAGGATCTTTCTTTTAAGCCTTGGCATACACCTGTTATATCCAATGTGACTGCTCTACCTTATGATGAACTTTCTTCCTTAAAAGAAGTTCTAGTAAAACAAGTAATTTCTCCTGTTAAATGGGAGCAAAGTATTAAATACATGATTTCTCAAGGGGTAACCCACTTTATCGAGATTGGGCCTGGTAAGACACTTTGTGGCTTTCTTAAACGAATTGATAAAAACGTAAAAGCCCTAAATGTAGAAGATATAAAATCTCTTGAAAATACGATAAAAATAATAGGAGGTCAGTAA
- the acpP gene encoding acyl carrier protein — MVKEKVMEILAEELGVELDQIKMSSHLQDDLGADSLAVVEVIMAFEDEFDVKIPEEDTTQLTTVQDIVNYIESKQE; from the coding sequence ATGGTTAAAGAAAAAGTAATGGAAATATTAGCAGAAGAACTAGGCGTAGAGTTAGACCAAATTAAAATGAGTTCTCATCTTCAAGATGATTTAGGAGCGGATTCTCTTGCTGTTGTAGAGGTAATCATGGCTTTTGAAGATGAATTTGATGTAAAAATACCAGAAGAAGACACAACGCAGTTAACAACTGTACAAGATATCGTCAATTATATTGAAAGCAAACAAGAATAA
- the yyaC gene encoding spore protease YyaC, translated as MLGIKRDIFESLKFHIKDVNASTLLSIPLKRICSSPFVVVCIGTDRCIGDSLGPLVGYNLKNLDVRYPVYGTINEPIHAMNLEEKLELLKANYSNHSIIAVDASLGNKKSVGTIQFREGPIYPGKGVGKKLPPIGDYSLIGVVDTMDKFNNANIHQVRLSFVMEMADVITDCLYKATHSALYARN; from the coding sequence ATGTTGGGGATTAAACGAGATATTTTTGAATCGCTCAAATTCCATATAAAAGATGTTAATGCGAGCACTTTGCTCAGCATCCCATTAAAAAGAATATGTAGTTCCCCTTTTGTGGTAGTATGTATAGGAACAGATCGATGTATTGGCGATAGTTTAGGACCATTAGTAGGATACAATTTAAAAAATTTAGACGTTAGATATCCTGTATATGGCACTATAAACGAACCTATTCATGCTATGAATTTAGAAGAAAAACTTGAATTGCTAAAAGCAAATTACTCTAATCACAGTATCATTGCAGTAGATGCTTCTCTTGGAAACAAAAAATCTGTGGGCACTATTCAATTTAGAGAAGGTCCTATATACCCTGGAAAGGGTGTAGGAAAAAAGCTACCACCTATTGGAGACTACTCTTTAATAGGAGTTGTAGACACTATGGATAAATTTAATAACGCCAATATTCATCAAGTCCGATTGAGTTTTGTTATGGAAATGGCAGATGTTATAACGGATTGCCTGTATAAAGCTACACATAGCGCTTTGTATGCAAGAAATTAA
- a CDS encoding ABC transporter ATP-binding protein, protein MKVKIEGIRKVYNEKEVVHVNHYQFSAGKIYAIIGGNGAGKTTLLRMIAGVEQPTKGTIYYNGQPHIDHDKVSYMPQQIYLFDTTVLKNVSLGIDKGKGSSQRIQEALKYVGMNEFSNKNALQLSGGESQRVAIARLLVRKRALILMDEPSSSTDITGNKLLADYLRRVNKLERSTIIFVTHNPALASKVADECVFMAKGKIVEAGTSKDIIYSPKTPELQTFIENWKI, encoded by the coding sequence ATGAAAGTAAAGATAGAAGGTATAAGAAAAGTCTATAATGAAAAAGAAGTTGTACATGTGAACCATTACCAGTTTAGTGCAGGGAAAATCTATGCGATTATAGGCGGAAATGGGGCAGGAAAGACAACTTTACTGCGAATGATCGCAGGAGTTGAACAACCTACTAAAGGAACCATTTACTACAATGGACAACCTCATATTGATCATGACAAAGTCTCGTATATGCCTCAACAAATCTATTTGTTTGATACTACAGTCTTAAAAAATGTATCCTTAGGAATAGATAAAGGAAAAGGAAGTTCTCAGAGGATACAGGAAGCTTTAAAGTATGTAGGTATGAATGAATTCTCAAATAAAAATGCGTTACAACTATCTGGTGGAGAATCACAAAGAGTGGCTATCGCAAGATTATTAGTAAGAAAAAGGGCGTTGATTCTCATGGACGAGCCATCTTCATCTACAGACATTACAGGAAATAAACTTCTTGCAGATTATTTGAGGAGAGTGAACAAACTTGAGCGCAGCACCATTATATTTGTCACTCATAATCCTGCACTAGCTAGCAAAGTAGCAGATGAATGCGTATTTATGGCAAAAGGTAAAATAGTAGAAGCAGGAACATCAAAAGATATTATATATTCACCTAAAACGCCAGAACTACAAACCTTTATAGAAAACTGGAAAATATAG
- the accC gene encoding acetyl-CoA carboxylase biotin carboxylase subunit, with the protein MAKIRRVLIANRGEIAVRVIRACKELGIETISIYSTADKESLHVALADYSICVGPGPVQESYLNMERIMSAAVALAVDAIHPGYGFLSENSKFAKMCEECSIQFIGPSSEAIRMAGNKSTAREIMQSNEVPVIPGSNGVIHSLEEANDIAASIGFPVIVKASLGGGGKGMRIIENQRDMEKFLLQAKAEAENAFGDASIYIEKYIKTSRHIEFQILADSYGNVIHLNDRECSIQRNNQKVVEEAPASCIDNELRLQMGETAIRAAKAINYVNAGTIEFLLDEDSNFYFMEMNTRIQVEHPITEMVTGVDLIKQQIKIAEGAPLPFDQEDIVIKGHAIECRINAEDPDFNFTPSAGLIKELHLPGGKGVRVDSHIYQNYFIPLYYDSMICKLITWGDDRQEAIDKMKVALDEVIVAGVKTNIPLLKKIIEHKDFIDGNITTKFLDKLLR; encoded by the coding sequence ATGGCAAAAATACGTCGAGTGCTTATTGCCAATAGAGGAGAGATTGCCGTTCGAGTTATTCGGGCTTGCAAAGAATTAGGTATTGAGACCATTAGCATCTATTCTACTGCAGATAAAGAAAGCTTACATGTGGCATTAGCAGATTACTCTATTTGCGTAGGACCAGGCCCTGTCCAAGAAAGTTATTTAAATATGGAACGAATCATGAGTGCTGCTGTAGCATTAGCTGTTGATGCAATCCATCCTGGTTATGGCTTTTTATCCGAAAACAGCAAGTTTGCTAAGATGTGTGAGGAATGCAGCATCCAGTTTATCGGTCCATCGTCTGAGGCCATACGAATGGCTGGAAACAAATCTACAGCTAGAGAGATTATGCAAAGTAATGAAGTTCCCGTTATTCCTGGTTCCAATGGAGTTATTCACTCTTTAGAGGAGGCAAATGATATTGCCGCATCCATTGGCTTTCCTGTCATCGTAAAGGCTTCTTTAGGTGGTGGCGGAAAAGGTATGAGAATTATTGAGAATCAACGAGATATGGAAAAGTTTCTACTTCAAGCCAAAGCAGAAGCAGAAAATGCTTTTGGTGATGCCTCTATTTATATTGAAAAATATATTAAAACATCTAGACATATCGAATTCCAAATACTAGCAGACTCATATGGCAATGTTATTCATCTAAATGATAGGGAATGTTCCATTCAACGAAACAATCAAAAGGTTGTTGAAGAGGCACCTGCTTCTTGTATTGACAATGAACTAAGGCTTCAAATGGGTGAAACAGCTATTCGCGCTGCGAAAGCGATTAACTATGTCAATGCTGGCACTATTGAGTTCTTATTAGACGAAGATTCTAATTTTTATTTTATGGAGATGAATACTAGAATCCAAGTAGAACATCCTATAACTGAAATGGTTACTGGTGTAGACTTAATAAAACAACAAATCAAGATTGCAGAGGGAGCTCCTCTTCCATTTGATCAGGAAGATATTGTGATTAAAGGACATGCTATAGAATGTAGAATTAATGCAGAAGACCCTGATTTTAATTTTACTCCTAGTGCAGGTCTTATTAAAGAATTGCATCTTCCAGGAGGCAAGGGAGTGCGTGTAGATTCTCATATCTATCAAAATTATTTTATTCCCTTATACTATGATTCTATGATTTGTAAGCTCATCACATGGGGAGACGATCGACAAGAAGCCATTGATAAAATGAAAGTAGCCCTCGATGAAGTAATTGTAGCAGGAGTAAAGACCAATATACCCCTCCTCAAAAAGATTATAGAACATAAAGATTTTATTGACGGAAACATCACCACTAAATTTTTAGATAAACTTTTAAGATAG
- the fabG gene encoding 3-oxoacyl-[acyl-carrier-protein] reductase, whose translation MLSGKTALITGGSRGIGRAIAKKLSSLGCNIVINYNSNAAPAEELINELKVEGKEGLALQGDVSNFENAKNIVDTTVKTYGSIDILINNAGITRDNLLLRMSEEDFDQVISTNLKGAFNCTKHASKYMLKKKKGRIISIASVIGLVGNAGQANYAASKAGIIGLTKSVAKELATRNITVNAIAPGFIVSDMTDQLSDEQKSAIKSNIPMNSFGTAEDIANLVGFLASDESGYITGQVINVDGGMAM comes from the coding sequence ATGTTAAGTGGTAAGACCGCCCTAATTACAGGTGGCTCAAGAGGAATCGGCAGAGCCATCGCAAAAAAACTCAGCAGCTTAGGCTGTAATATTGTCATCAACTACAATTCTAATGCTGCACCAGCTGAAGAACTAATAAACGAATTAAAAGTGGAAGGCAAAGAAGGATTGGCCCTTCAAGGGGATGTAAGCAATTTTGAAAATGCCAAAAATATTGTAGACACTACAGTAAAAACATATGGAAGCATCGATATTTTAATAAATAATGCAGGCATCACTAGAGATAATCTACTTTTAAGGATGAGTGAAGAAGATTTTGACCAAGTAATCAGTACAAACTTAAAAGGCGCTTTTAATTGTACAAAACACGCTTCTAAGTATATGTTAAAGAAAAAGAAAGGTAGAATCATTAGTATCGCCTCTGTTATAGGTTTAGTTGGCAATGCAGGACAGGCTAATTACGCAGCTTCAAAAGCAGGCATCATCGGCCTCACAAAGTCCGTAGCCAAAGAATTAGCAACAAGAAACATTACTGTCAATGCAATAGCTCCAGGTTTTATCGTGTCAGATATGACAGATCAATTAAGCGACGAACAAAAATCCGCAATCAAATCGAATATTCCTATGAATTCATTTGGTACTGCAGAAGATATCGCAAATTTAGTGGGTTTTCTAGCGTCTGATGAATCTGGCTACATAACAGGGCAGGTCATCAATGTAGACGGCGGAATGGCCATGTAG
- a CDS encoding acetyl-CoA carboxylase carboxyltransferase subunit alpha — protein MKESNTRSVDEIWEHVLKARSVHRPNALDYINKVFSNFIEFHGDRGYGDDKSIIGGIALLDDMPVTIIGQQKGRNTEENIERNFGMTHPEGYRKALRLMKQAEKFHRPIICLVDTPGAACGIGAEERGQGHAIASNLFELSNLQTPIISVFIGEGGSGGALALAIADEIWMMEYSIFSILSPEGFASILWKDSSKAKTAAELMKLTSYDLLELGIIDKIIPEEADIDKNAERIMYNLQASLIQSLKALKATPIKALLKKRYNKFRNIGV, from the coding sequence ATGAAAGAATCAAATACTCGATCAGTTGACGAAATATGGGAACACGTTTTAAAGGCTAGGAGTGTACATAGACCTAACGCTCTTGACTATATTAACAAAGTGTTTTCAAACTTTATAGAGTTCCATGGAGACCGAGGTTATGGAGATGACAAATCTATTATAGGTGGAATTGCGCTCTTAGATGATATGCCCGTCACAATTATAGGTCAACAAAAGGGCAGAAATACAGAAGAAAATATCGAAAGAAATTTTGGCATGACCCATCCAGAAGGATATCGAAAAGCTTTGAGACTTATGAAACAGGCTGAAAAATTCCATCGTCCTATTATCTGTCTTGTAGACACTCCTGGTGCAGCTTGTGGTATTGGTGCTGAAGAGAGAGGTCAAGGCCATGCTATTGCCTCAAATTTATTTGAATTATCCAATTTACAAACGCCCATAATTTCTGTCTTTATTGGTGAAGGTGGAAGTGGTGGAGCCCTTGCATTAGCAATTGCAGATGAAATATGGATGATGGAATATTCCATTTTTTCCATATTATCTCCTGAAGGCTTTGCTTCGATCCTTTGGAAGGATAGTTCAAAGGCAAAAACTGCCGCTGAACTCATGAAGCTAACTTCTTATGATTTATTAGAACTTGGCATTATTGATAAAATTATTCCAGAAGAAGCAGATATCGATAAAAATGCAGAACGAATTATGTACAATTTACAAGCGAGTTTAATACAGTCCCTAAAAGCTCTTAAAGCTACTCCTATAAAAGCTCTTTTAAAGAAGAGATACAACAAATTTAGAAATATAGGTGTTTAG
- the fabZ gene encoding 3-hydroxyacyl-ACP dehydratase FabZ, with protein sequence MLLNSNQIQQIIPHRFPMLLVDQIFELEPGVSATGLKNVTANEPFFQGHFPQEHVMPGVLIIEALAQVGAVALLSLEENKGKIAYFGGIKSAKFKRKVIPGDTLTLKTEIIKSRGSVGVGSATAYVGDEIAATAELTFAIG encoded by the coding sequence ATGTTACTAAACAGTAATCAAATACAACAGATCATCCCACACCGTTTTCCCATGCTCTTAGTAGATCAGATTTTTGAGCTAGAGCCTGGAGTAAGTGCTACAGGATTAAAGAATGTTACGGCTAACGAACCCTTCTTTCAGGGACATTTCCCTCAAGAACACGTTATGCCAGGTGTACTCATCATCGAAGCCCTTGCACAAGTAGGTGCAGTAGCTCTTCTTAGCCTAGAGGAAAACAAGGGTAAAATTGCTTATTTTGGCGGTATTAAAAGCGCCAAATTCAAGAGAAAAGTCATTCCTGGAGATACTCTTACCTTAAAAACCGAAATCATCAAAAGCAGAGGTAGCGTAGGCGTAGGATCAGCCACAGCCTATGTAGGAGACGAAATCGCCGCAACAGCAGAATTGACCTTTGCGATTGGATAG
- the fabF gene encoding beta-ketoacyl-ACP synthase II encodes MNRVVITGMGTINPLGSSISEFWDNIVAGKCGIDEITHFNTDTFEVKCAGEVKEFNPEKYIHKRELKRLDKYSQFALYAAHEAYNDAKLGDYEIDRERIGVFVSSGIGGIDTIQDQTKKMFDKGVDRVSPYFVPMMISNMAAGNVAIALEAKGPCLNVVTACASATNAIGEAFRKIQYGEIDIAIAGGTEASINELGISGFMAMKALSRATDPKRASIPFDKDREGFVMGEGAGILILESLENAQKRGATIYAELVGYGITCDAHHITSPAPEGEGAMRSMKNALKDAHLNTSEVSYINAHGTSTYYNDLNESLAIKALFGDDDITPPVSSTKSMIGHLLGASGSVEAIACVKAIQDDILPPTIGYKTPDPECDLDYVPNESRKTEVNVVLSNSLGFGGHNATIVLKKFTK; translated from the coding sequence ATGAATAGAGTAGTTATAACAGGAATGGGTACCATTAATCCATTAGGCAGTAGCATATCTGAATTTTGGGATAATATCGTTGCCGGTAAATGTGGAATCGATGAAATTACTCATTTTAACACTGATACATTTGAAGTAAAATGCGCTGGAGAAGTAAAAGAATTCAATCCAGAAAAATATATCCATAAGAGAGAATTAAAGAGATTGGATAAATACAGTCAGTTTGCCTTATACGCTGCTCATGAAGCCTATAATGATGCAAAACTAGGAGATTATGAAATTGATCGCGAGCGCATTGGCGTCTTTGTAAGTAGTGGTATTGGTGGAATTGACACCATACAAGATCAGACCAAAAAAATGTTTGACAAGGGTGTAGATAGAGTCTCTCCTTATTTTGTTCCCATGATGATTTCGAATATGGCAGCAGGTAATGTAGCTATTGCCTTAGAAGCAAAAGGGCCATGTTTAAATGTGGTTACAGCCTGTGCATCTGCTACCAATGCTATAGGAGAAGCCTTCAGGAAAATTCAATACGGTGAGATAGACATTGCTATTGCAGGTGGTACAGAAGCATCTATTAATGAATTAGGGATTTCTGGTTTTATGGCAATGAAGGCTTTAAGTAGAGCAACTGATCCTAAGAGAGCTTCTATTCCCTTTGATAAAGACCGTGAAGGTTTCGTCATGGGCGAAGGAGCAGGAATACTCATATTAGAATCCTTAGAGAATGCCCAAAAAAGAGGGGCTACAATATATGCCGAATTAGTTGGTTATGGTATCACTTGTGATGCTCACCATATTACGTCCCCTGCTCCAGAAGGCGAAGGAGCTATGCGCTCTATGAAAAATGCTTTAAAAGATGCTCATCTAAATACATCAGAAGTATCTTATATTAACGCTCATGGCACAAGTACTTATTACAATGATTTAAACGAATCATTAGCCATTAAAGCCCTATTTGGTGATGACGATATCACTCCACCAGTAAGTTCTACAAAATCCATGATCGGTCATTTATTAGGTGCTTCAGGAAGCGTAGAAGCCATCGCATGTGTCAAAGCAATACAAGACGATATTTTACCACCAACAATAGGATACAAAACCCCTGATCCAGAATGCGATTTAGACTATGTTCCAAACGAATCTAGAAAAACAGAGGTAAATGTAGTTCTGTCTAATTCATTAGGATTTGGTGGACATAATGCGACTATAGTGTTGAAGAAGTTTACGAAATAA
- the metK gene encoding methionine adenosyltransferase, whose amino-acid sequence MTKKLFTSESVTEGHPDKICDQISDAVLDAILKQDPVARVACETAITTGMVLVMGEITTNCYVDIPKVVRETIKEIGYTRAKYGFDSETCAVITSIDEQSPDIAQGVNTALEVRSGEMEADVSTGAGDQGMMFGFACNETPELMPLPISLAHRLAKKLSEVRKNRTLEYLRPDGKTQVTVEYKDEKPVRVDTVVISTQHGPEVELETIREDLIKNVIEPVIDKDLLDEKTKIYINPTGRFVVGGPQGDSGLTGRKIIVDTYGGYGRHGGGAFSGKDPTKVDRSAAYAARYVAKNIVAAGLAEKCEVELAYAIGVAKPVSVYVDTFGTGKISEEKISELIDAHFDLRPAAIIRDLDLRKPIYRKTAAYGHFGRTDQDFPWERTDKAEVLKSAL is encoded by the coding sequence ATGACAAAGAAACTATTTACTTCAGAATCTGTTACAGAGGGACATCCAGATAAAATCTGTGATCAAATATCAGATGCAGTATTAGATGCAATATTAAAGCAAGATCCTGTTGCTAGGGTAGCTTGTGAGACAGCGATAACAACAGGAATGGTTCTTGTAATGGGAGAAATCACCACCAATTGTTACGTGGACATCCCAAAGGTAGTAAGAGAGACCATCAAAGAGATCGGCTATACAAGGGCAAAATATGGATTTGATTCTGAGACTTGTGCCGTTATCACTTCAATTGATGAGCAATCTCCGGATATAGCACAAGGTGTTAATACAGCTTTAGAAGTTAGAAGTGGTGAAATGGAGGCTGATGTAAGTACAGGAGCGGGCGATCAAGGAATGATGTTTGGTTTTGCTTGCAATGAAACGCCAGAACTTATGCCGCTACCAATATCATTAGCTCATAGATTGGCTAAAAAATTGTCTGAAGTGAGAAAAAATAGAACCTTAGAATACCTACGACCTGATGGAAAAACTCAAGTTACGGTAGAATACAAAGACGAGAAACCAGTGAGAGTAGATACTGTAGTTATATCTACGCAACATGGTCCAGAAGTAGAATTAGAGACTATAAGAGAAGATTTGATTAAAAATGTAATCGAGCCTGTAATAGATAAAGATCTTTTAGATGAGAAGACAAAGATCTATATTAATCCAACAGGAAGATTTGTAGTAGGAGGACCTCAAGGAGACTCTGGTTTAACAGGTAGAAAGATTATCGTAGATACCTATGGTGGATATGGCCGCCATGGTGGTGGAGCTTTCTCAGGCAAAGATCCTACAAAAGTAGACCGTTCTGCAGCTTATGCAGCAAGGTATGTGGCAAAGAACATTGTAGCAGCTGGACTTGCTGAAAAATGTGAAGTAGAGCTAGCCTATGCAATTGGTGTTGCGAAACCAGTATCCGTCTATGTAGATACATTTGGGACAGGCAAGATCAGCGAGGAGAAGATTTCAGAATTAATCGATGCACACTTCGATTTAAGACCAGCAGCAATCATCAGAGATTTAGACCTTAGAAAGCCAATCTATAGAAAAACAGCAGCCTACGGTCACTTTGGAAGAACAGATCAAGATTTCCCATGGGAAAGAACGGATAAGGCAGAAGTATTAAAATCAGCTCTTTAG
- the accD gene encoding acetyl-CoA carboxylase, carboxyltransferase subunit beta: protein MFTFLNKNKKFKPTTLEQKNIPDYLYVKCESCSSLIYHEDLNNSNYICPKCDFYFRLNAMQRIDFTIDRNTFREFNRSMRSKNILKFPKYSEKLSHVAKNTNLKEAVVTGYGEIKGKKCVIAVMDSYFFMGSMGAVVGEKITQAVERSIKAKLPLIIFSTSGGARMQEGMYSLMQMAKVSSALKRHHDLGLLYISVLTHPTTGGVTASFAMLGDIILAEPGALIGFAGPRVIKQTTGHELPEGFQSAEFLQNHGFVDSVVPRIKMKEMLYDILDIHER, encoded by the coding sequence ATGTTTACTTTTTTAAATAAAAACAAAAAATTTAAACCTACTACTTTAGAGCAAAAAAACATACCTGATTATCTTTATGTGAAATGTGAAAGCTGCTCTAGCTTAATTTACCATGAAGATTTGAATAATAGCAATTATATTTGCCCTAAGTGCGATTTTTATTTTAGATTAAATGCCATGCAAAGAATAGATTTTACGATTGATCGAAATACTTTTAGGGAATTTAATCGATCTATGAGATCTAAAAATATTTTAAAATTTCCAAAGTACAGTGAAAAATTATCTCATGTGGCCAAGAATACCAATTTAAAAGAAGCTGTAGTAACAGGCTATGGTGAAATCAAAGGCAAAAAATGCGTCATCGCCGTCATGGATAGTTATTTCTTTATGGGCAGCATGGGCGCTGTCGTCGGTGAAAAAATCACTCAAGCAGTAGAACGATCTATAAAGGCTAAACTACCCTTGATTATTTTTTCAACTTCTGGTGGCGCAAGAATGCAAGAAGGAATGTATTCTCTTATGCAAATGGCGAAAGTTAGCAGTGCCCTTAAAAGACATCATGACCTTGGACTTTTATACATTAGTGTCTTAACTCATCCTACTACAGGTGGAGTAACAGCTAGCTTTGCTATGCTAGGAGATATTATCTTAGCAGAACCAGGTGCCTTAATTGGGTTCGCCGGCCCTCGAGTGATTAAACAGACCACTGGACATGAACTCCCTGAAGGATTTCAAAGTGCAGAATTTCTACAAAACCATGGATTTGTTGATTCCGTTGTGCCTAGAATAAAGATGAAAGAAATGTTATATGACATTCTCGATATCCATGAGAGGTGA
- the accB gene encoding acetyl-CoA carboxylase biotin carboxyl carrier protein, with protein sequence MNVEDIIKLIDKVDTTGITELKIKDDDFKLYISKNSSSVVYTENSVPIPNVVKQGAVESILEKVEKESTNENDTVVKSPLVGIYYQSSDPKAAPFVSVGQKVQEGDVLCIIEAMKIFNEIKSPTNGIIKKILPSNLEVIEYDQELFIIGDEE encoded by the coding sequence TTGAATGTAGAAGACATTATAAAGCTTATTGATAAAGTTGATACAACAGGTATCACTGAACTGAAGATTAAAGATGATGACTTTAAATTATACATTTCGAAAAATTCTTCATCCGTAGTATATACTGAAAATAGTGTTCCTATACCCAATGTAGTAAAACAAGGTGCGGTAGAATCTATACTTGAAAAAGTAGAGAAGGAATCCACAAACGAAAATGACACAGTGGTCAAATCTCCTTTAGTTGGAATTTATTATCAATCTTCTGATCCTAAAGCAGCACCTTTTGTATCTGTGGGTCAAAAGGTTCAAGAGGGAGATGTGCTCTGTATTATTGAAGCTATGAAGATCTTTAATGAGATTAAAAGCCCTACGAATGGCATAATTAAGAAAATTCTTCCCTCTAATTTAGAAGTGATTGAATACGATCAAGAACTCTTTATCATAGGAGACGAGGAGTAA